The following DNA comes from Gammaproteobacteria bacterium.
TGGCGCCCATCATCCACGCAGCAATCAATACGATTAACGCCTGCACAACCACTTGAACCGCTGCGTGCAGTACGCGACTGAGTACGATGGAGGCGCGAGAGGCCGGCGAGGCAAGCATTTTGTCGACAGTGCCGGCGCTGATTTCGCGCAACAAGCTGACGCCTGCCCAGGACGAGCCGAACAATACCGTCATGATCAATACGCCTGGCAGGAAATAGTCGATGTACGATTCGGCGGGAAAGCCAGGCAGCTGAGCAAAGTGGCCAAACAGTGAGCCAAAAATGAACAGCCAAATCAGTGGTTGGATCAATGCAAACAATGACCACAGCGGCATGCGCGCTGAAATGATCATGTATTTTTTAAACAGGTACCAGGTATCTGAAATCATTTTTTATCCTACAACTTAATCTTTTTTGGATGACCAGTCTTTTGACCAGTTGTCTTTATTGGGCCACTTCTTTTCACCATCAGATTTGGTTGCGGCGGCATCATCGGATTGTTGCCACTGTTGCCAGTTTTTTTCGCCCGCATTCGGCCAGGTCTGATTGTTAGATTGGTC
Coding sequences within:
- a CDS encoding ABC transporter permease gives rise to the protein MISDTWYLFKKYMIISARMPLWSLFALIQPLIWLFIFGSLFGHFAQLPGFPAESYIDYFLPGVLIMTVLFGSSWAGVSLLREISAGTVDKMLASPASRASIVLSRVLHAAVQVVVQALIVLIAAWMMGASTTWNPLYVSLVMIIVLLMGIAFASISNGLAIMLQREEPLVVLGNIMTLPLMFFSSAMVPEQYMPQWIQYIAIINPIEYAVGAIRAIFVGEVNLAAYGQGLAIMLVFAAGTLAWAISAFKALRD